A part of Doryrhamphus excisus isolate RoL2022-K1 chromosome 8, RoL_Dexc_1.0, whole genome shotgun sequence genomic DNA contains:
- the LOC131134426 gene encoding eukaryotic translation initiation factor 4 gamma 1-like isoform X1 codes for MNKAPQPGTGPPSTPHPAPSPGLSQSSFPPGQPPSIVFATPPAPQMNPTPQPRQFASGPRPIHQQGNFRSLQPYYSNRASLPPSSGPRGVPPNSAPRPVTPTHVYQPGPGSQMMMIPGQQLPFPSSPQGAAYFISGQYRSPTYVATPQQYPVPAGTPGFYPGTSPAEYSTYAGAYYPAQPQFTPPVQAAPVIMNPAPQQQQPPPQPPQHIHTKRERKQIIIRDPNQGGRDITEEIMSGGRTGSTPTPPQTAVSGSDSTGVATANAECVPAAVAPAPVRADDRENPLLPHLPQPPDTVKNDCHPTEATSSDMNINPTAPPLVSEAPGTPCNSLSSPVPNVPIADVMDAPKLPRVFTSEPQSAPEVPAYPAPIPDPVPTSTGQEIPERTATRLDEEVVKEEDIQPEDVSSLREKSYTPSAISNGMAGNEPERPLATLPSSCLEAPLESPIAQPEELRLPNGLPLPFLQDPEAPAITTEECDDSPIAEPDVKSYEATTKAVPTSVVKTSTAPVGESASTVSPAVPTEPTAQTGPSQPEVHETVHPVSLDTKKDTTMPESNAKGETSSPGPVDDHTPEMVIGPPQIVPTALVETTMQAAVSVPKKKRKMKDLNKKEAVGDLLDAFKEEKVVVPPAPEIVTAPSAETQPPAPPPAVEDADLTWEDKEDKLDAENIQPDDPEQTATDKKYQYKEEQWQPVNPEEKKKYDRSFLLRFQFASVSMNKPEGLPAISDVVLDKANKTPLRQLDPSRLPGMNCGPDFTPSFANLGRPGMGVGSRGPPPGMGAMVGGPRRSQQMQRKEPRKIITSMSLNDDVKLNKAEKAWKPSVKKSMCSRTPAETADTDPDQLKTQELFKSVRSILNKLTPQKFQQLMKQVTELKIDTEERLKGVIDLTFEKAISEPDFSVAYASMCRCVMGLKVQATDKPGDTVNFRKLLLNRCQKEFEKDKDDNEIFEKKQKELEAATEEEKKQRLMEELEEAKYKARKRSLGNIKFIGELFKFNMLTEVIMHDCIVKLLKNHDEESLECLCRLLSTIGKDLDFEKAKPRMDQYFNQMEKIIKERKTTSRIRFMLQDVVDLRENNWVPRRGDQGPKTIDQIHKEAELEEHREQMKVQQALISKKESVGGPGSRMGGPGSGSRGGPHTPSRGVSPQGDGWNTVTICKNRPYDGSRLSKITKTSAFDAHSQCLAPGGKGALSWGRGSSGGSSTKAPDSGPETGARPATSTLNRYSALQQSASGSSLESDRRVPQRNSSSRERGEQFDRSDHGLDRRDDRDRHRIQVAPTRSFSRENERSRERADPVRRVANRTDDRDQGRENVRRETSSTPPPTQVSTKPSLTVEELTKKSKAIIEEYLHNIDIKEPLQCVQEINCPQMLSVFVQCGLELTLERSNLARENMGRLLQQLMKAGILPVQQFYKGLHEILEIADEMAIDIPHIWLYLAELITPMLHEGGIPMGQLFKEISKPLISMGKAGDLLALILNLLCKGMSHKKVGTMWREAELQWKDFLPEDVDVNKFVTQKNVAFTLSEEPEKSKKKEMSCAELTKQLERLIQDKADNQRMLDWIEANLDEQQTASHMFIRALMTCICQSAIICDNPYKVNDEVISQRAKLMQKFLNDEQKELQALYALQALMVHMEQPANLLRMFFDTLYDEEVIREEAFYKWESSKDPAEEQGKGVALMSVTGFFTWLHQEDESDNV; via the exons ATGAATAAAGCACCACAGCCTGGAACAGGACCCCCCTCTACCCCtcaccccgccccctcccctggCCTTTCACAG TCCTCATTCCCCCCTGGGCAGCCCCCTTCTATTGTGTTTGCCACCCCACCGGCCCCACAAATGAACCCAACGCCTCAGCCCAGACAG TTTGCCTCAGGGCCCAGGCCTATACATCAACAG GGGAACTTCAGATCACTACAG CCCTACTACAGCAATCGAGCAAGTCTGCCTCCGAGTAGCGGGCCTCGTGGCGTTCCACCAAACAGTGCTCCTCGGCCTGTGACTCCCACCCACGTGTACCAGCCGGGCCCTGGTTCCCAAATGATGATGATCCCAGGACAGCAGTTGCCCTTCCCCAGCTCACCACAGGGAGCAGCCTATTTTATATCAGGACAG TATCGCTCGCCGACCTACGTGGCCACACCCCAGCAATACCCTGTACCAGCTGGGACTCCAGGTTTCTACCCGGGCACCAGCCCCGCTGAATACAGTACTTACG CGGGGGCCTACTATCCAGCCCAGCCTCAGTTTACCCCTCCAGTGCAGGCGGCACCCGTCATCATGAACCCGGCCCCTCAACAGCAGCAACCGCCGCCTCAACCTCCCCAACACATCCACACCAAACGGGAACGTAAACAG ataaTAATAAGAGACCCAAACCAAGGTGGTCGAGACATTACAGAGGAGATTATGTCAGGGGGCCGCACCGGGTCTACCCCAACCCCACCACAG ACTGCCGTATCTGGATCAGACAGTACAGGAGTGGCCACAGCTAATGCTGAGTGTGTCCCAGCTGCTGTTGCACCAGCACCGGTTAGAGCAG ATGACAGAGAAAATCCTTTGCTGCCTCATCTGCCTCAGCCCCCTGATACTGTTAAGAATGACTGCCACCCCACAGAGGCCACCTCCTctgacatgaacattaatcccACTGCACCTCCTCTCGTATCAGAAGCCCCAGGAACCCCTTGCAACTCTCTTTCTAGCCCTGTGCCCAATGTTCCCATCGCAGACGTAATGGATGCCCCCAAACTTCCTAGAGTATTCACTTCTGAGCCCCAATCTGCGCCCGAGGTGCCTGCATACCCTGCACCCATTCCTGATCCTGTGCCTACCTCCACTGGACAGGAAATCCCAGAAAGGACAGCAACAAGGCTTGATGAGGAGGTGGTAAAAGAGGAGGACATTCAGCCAGAGGATGTTTCTTCTTTACGGGAGAAATCCTACACTCCTTCCGCCATCTCAAACGGCATGGCTGGGAATGAGCCAGAGCGGCCTTTGGCCACATTACCATCTAGTTGCCTGGAGGCCCCTCTGGAGTCTCCCATTGCTCAGCCTGAGGAGCTCCGCCTTCCCAATGGTTTGCCACTTCCATTCCTGCAAGACCCGGAGGCCCCGGCTATTACTACGGAAGAGTGCGATGACAGCCCCATCGCTGAGCCTGACGTGAAAAGCTACGAAGCCACCACTAAGGCAGTGCCTACATCAGTCGTGAAAACAAGTACAGCACCTGTTGGTGAGTCGGCATCGACCGTCAGTCCAGCGGTTCCCACTGAACCTACTGCCCAGACGGGACCTTCCCAGCCTGAGGTCCATGAAACGGTTCATCCTGTGTCCCTTGACACCAAGAAGGATACCACAATGCCCGAGTCCAACGCCAAAGGAGAAACATCATCTCCAGGCCCAGTGGATGACCATACCCCAGAGATGGTGATCGGTCCTCCCCAGATAGTACCCACAGCCCTCGTAGAAACTACTATGCAAG ctgctgtgtctgtgccaaagaaaaagaggaaaatgaAGGATTTGAACAAAAAGGAAGCAGTGGGAGATCTATTAGATgcatttaaagag GAGAAGGTAGTTGTACCACCAGCACCTGAGATTGTCACAGCACCATCAGCTGAAACCCaacctcctgctcctcctccagcagtAGAGGATGCAGACCTGACCTGGGAGGACAAGGAGGACAAGCTGGATGCCGAGAATATTCAGCCAGATGATCCTGAGCAGACTGCAACCGACAAGAAGTACCAGTATAAAGAAG aacAATGGCAGCCAGTCAATccagaagagaagaaaaaatatGACAGGAGTTTTCTGCTGCGTTTCCAGTTCGCCTCGGTCAGCATGAACAAGCCGGAGGGTCTTCCTGCTATCAGTGATGTTGTCCTGGACAAG GCTAATAAGACTCCTCTGCGCCAGCTTGACCCCAGTCGGCTACCTGGGATGAACTGTGGTCCGGATTTCACACCTTCCTTTGCCAACCTTGGCAGGCCGGGTATGGGGGTAGGAAGTAGAGGACCA CCTCCAGGTATGGGAGCTATGGTAGGTGGCCCACGTCGCTCTCAACAGATGCAAAGGAAAGAGCCAAGGAAAATCATTACCAGCATGTCACTCAACGACGACGTGAAGCTGAACAAGGCAGAGAAGGCATGGAAGCCTTCAGTGAAAAAATCTATGTGTAGTCGTACACCAGCTGAGACTGCAGATACTGATCCAGATCAACTAAAAACACAGGAATTGTTTAAAAGCGTCCGCAGTATTCTCAACAAACTGACCCCTCAAAAGTTTCAGCAGCTGATGAAACAAGTCACAGAACTTAAGATTGACACTGAGGAGAGGTTGAAAGGTGTCATCGACCTCACCTTTGAAAAGGCTATCTCTGAACCTGACTTTTCCGTGGCCTACGCCAGTATGTGCCGCTGTGTTATGGGG CTGAAAGTCCAAGCTACAGATAAGCCGGGAGACACTGTGAATTTCAGGAAGCTGCTACTGAATCGATGTCAGAAAGAGTTTGAGAAGGATAAAGATGACAATGAGATTTTTGAGAAGAAGCAAAAAGAGCTGGAGGCCGCCACAGAG GAGGAGAAGAAGCAACGGTTAATGGAAGAGCTGGAAGAGGCAAAATACAAGGCTAGGAAGCGCTCACTCGGGAATATTAAATTCATTGGTgagctttttaagtttaatatGCTCACAGAAGTCATCATGCACGACTGCATCGTAAAACTACTCAAAAACCACGACGAGGAGTCCCTAGAGTGCCTGTGCAGACTGTTGTCCACCATTGGCAAGGACCTAGACTTCGAGAAGGCCAAG CCTCGCATGGACCAGTACTTCAATCAGATGGAGAAAATAATAAAGGAGAGGAAGACCACCTCCAGGATCCGCTTTATGTTACAAGATGTGGTAGACCTTCGAGAG AATAACTGGGTGCCCAGACGAGGCGACCAAGGCCCCAAGACTATTGACCAGATCCACAAAGAAGCTGAGCTGGAAGAGCACAGAGAGCAGATGAAAGTGCAGCAAGCTCTCATCTCCAAGAAGGAGTCTGTTGGTGGGCCAGGAAGTAGGATGGGTGGACCAGGATCAGGGAGTCGTGGGGGACCTCACACTCCTAGTCGCGGTGTTTCCCCGCAAGGTGACGGCTGGAACACAGTCACCATTTGCAAGAACCGACCTTATGACGGCTCACGCCTTAGTAAAATCACAAAG ACATCTGCTTTTGATGCCCACAGTCAGTGTCTTGCTCCCGGAGGCAAGGGCGCTTTGAGCTGGGGTAGAGGAAGCAGCGGGGGTAGCAGCACTAAGGCTCCTGATTCCG GTCCAGAAACGGGTGCCCGTCCGGCTACCAGCACTCTCAACAGGTACTCGGCTCTGCAGCAGTCCGCGTCAGGTTCTTCACTGGAGTCGGACAGGCGTGTTCCTCAGAG AAACAGCTCAAGCCGAGAACGAGGGGAGCAGTTTGATCGCTCCGATCACGGTCTTGACCGACGCGATGACAGGGATCGACACCGGATACAGGTTGCACCTACACGCAGCTTCAGTCGGGAAAATGAGCGGAGTCGGGAGCGGGCAGATCCAGTCCGCAGAGTAGCTAACAGGACAGATGACAGAGATCAGGGCAGAGAGAACG TGAGGAGGGAAACATCTTCCACACCTCCACCTACCCAGGTCTCCACCAAGCCTTCACTGACCGTGGAAGAGCTAACCAAGAAATCCAAAGCCATCATCGAAGAATACCTCCATAACATTGATATCAAG GAGCCTTTACAGTGTGTCCAGGAAATCAACTGTCCTCAAATGCTGTCTGTGTTTGTCCAATGTGGGCTGGAGCTGACGCTGGAGCGTAGCAACCTGGCCAGAGAGAACATGGGCAGGCTGCTGCAGCAGCTCATGAAGGCCGGCATCCTTCCGGTACAGCAGTTCTACAAAGG GCTTCATGAAATCCTGGAGATAGCTGATGAAATGGCAATAGATATCCCTCACATCTGGCTCTACCTGGCAGAACTGATAACCCCCATGCTCCACGAGGGAGGGATCCCCATGGGACAGCTTTTCAA GGAGATTTCAAAGCCATTGATATCCATGGGCAAAGCTGGAGACCTGCTGGCCCTGATCCTCAATTTACTCTGCAAAGGAATG AGCCATAAGAAGGTGGGCACAATGTGGAGGGAGGCGGAACTCCAATGGAAAGACTTCCTCCCTGAGGACGTAGATGTCAACAAGTTTGTGACACAAAAG AACGTGGCGTTCACACTGAGCGAAGAGCCTGAGAAAAGCAAAAAGAAGGAAATGAGTTGTGCAGAGCTGACCAAGCAGCTTGAAAGACTGATCCAGGATAAGGCTGACAACCAGAGAATGCTTGACTGGATTGAA GCCAATCTGGATGAGCAGCAGACCGCCTCCCACATGTTCATCAGAGCCTTGATGACCTGCATCTGCCAGTCGGCGATCATCT GTGACAATCCCTACAAGGTGAATGATGAGGTGATCAGCCAGAGGGCCAAGTTGATGCAGAAATTCCTAAATGATGAGCAAAAGGAGCTGCAGGCTCTCTATGCCCTCCAGGCTCTCATGGTACACATGGAGCAACCAGCCA ATCTGCTGCGAATGTTCTTCGACACGCTTTACGATGAGGAAGTCATCAGAGAAGAGGCCTTCTACAAGTGGGAGTCGAGCAAGGACCCCGCCGAGGAGCAGGGCAAGGGTGTGGCCCTCATGTCTGTCACGGGCTTCTTCACTTGGCTGCACCAGGAGGATGAATCCGACAACGTTTAA
- the LOC131134426 gene encoding eukaryotic translation initiation factor 4 gamma 1-like isoform X3 yields MNKAPQPGTGPPSTPHPAPSPGLSQSSFPPGQPPSIVFATPPAPQMNPTPQPRQPYYSNRASLPPSSGPRGVPPNSAPRPVTPTHVYQPGPGSQMMMIPGQQLPFPSSPQGAAYFISGQYRSPTYVATPQQYPVPAGTPGFYPGTSPAEYSTYAGAYYPAQPQFTPPVQAAPVIMNPAPQQQQPPPQPPQHIHTKRERKQIIIRDPNQGGRDITEEIMSGGRTGSTPTPPQTAVSGSDSTGVATANAECVPAAVAPAPVRADDRENPLLPHLPQPPDTVKNDCHPTEATSSDMNINPTAPPLVSEAPGTPCNSLSSPVPNVPIADVMDAPKLPRVFTSEPQSAPEVPAYPAPIPDPVPTSTGQEIPERTATRLDEEVVKEEDIQPEDVSSLREKSYTPSAISNGMAGNEPERPLATLPSSCLEAPLESPIAQPEELRLPNGLPLPFLQDPEAPAITTEECDDSPIAEPDVKSYEATTKAVPTSVVKTSTAPVGESASTVSPAVPTEPTAQTGPSQPEVHETVHPVSLDTKKDTTMPESNAKGETSSPGPVDDHTPEMVIGPPQIVPTALVETTMQAAVSVPKKKRKMKDLNKKEAVGDLLDAFKEEKVVVPPAPEIVTAPSAETQPPAPPPAVEDADLTWEDKEDKLDAENIQPDDPEQTATDKKYQYKEEQWQPVNPEEKKKYDRSFLLRFQFASVSMNKPEGLPAISDVVLDKANKTPLRQLDPSRLPGMNCGPDFTPSFANLGRPGMGVGSRGPPPGMGAMVGGPRRSQQMQRKEPRKIITSMSLNDDVKLNKAEKAWKPSVKKSMCSRTPAETADTDPDQLKTQELFKSVRSILNKLTPQKFQQLMKQVTELKIDTEERLKGVIDLTFEKAISEPDFSVAYASMCRCVMGLKVQATDKPGDTVNFRKLLLNRCQKEFEKDKDDNEIFEKKQKELEAATEEEKKQRLMEELEEAKYKARKRSLGNIKFIGELFKFNMLTEVIMHDCIVKLLKNHDEESLECLCRLLSTIGKDLDFEKAKPRMDQYFNQMEKIIKERKTTSRIRFMLQDVVDLRENNWVPRRGDQGPKTIDQIHKEAELEEHREQMKVQQALISKKESVGGPGSRMGGPGSGSRGGPHTPSRGVSPQGDGWNTVTICKNRPYDGSRLSKITKTSAFDAHSQCLAPGGKGALSWGRGSSGGSSTKAPDSGPETGARPATSTLNRYSALQQSASGSSLESDRRVPQRNSSSRERGEQFDRSDHGLDRRDDRDRHRIQVAPTRSFSRENERSRERADPVRRVANRTDDRDQGRENVRRETSSTPPPTQVSTKPSLTVEELTKKSKAIIEEYLHNIDIKEPLQCVQEINCPQMLSVFVQCGLELTLERSNLARENMGRLLQQLMKAGILPVQQFYKGLHEILEIADEMAIDIPHIWLYLAELITPMLHEGGIPMGQLFKEISKPLISMGKAGDLLALILNLLCKGMSHKKVGTMWREAELQWKDFLPEDVDVNKFVTQKNVAFTLSEEPEKSKKKEMSCAELTKQLERLIQDKADNQRMLDWIEANLDEQQTASHMFIRALMTCICQSAIICDNPYKVNDEVISQRAKLMQKFLNDEQKELQALYALQALMVHMEQPANLLRMFFDTLYDEEVIREEAFYKWESSKDPAEEQGKGVALMSVTGFFTWLHQEDESDNV; encoded by the exons ATGAATAAAGCACCACAGCCTGGAACAGGACCCCCCTCTACCCCtcaccccgccccctcccctggCCTTTCACAG TCCTCATTCCCCCCTGGGCAGCCCCCTTCTATTGTGTTTGCCACCCCACCGGCCCCACAAATGAACCCAACGCCTCAGCCCAGACAG CCCTACTACAGCAATCGAGCAAGTCTGCCTCCGAGTAGCGGGCCTCGTGGCGTTCCACCAAACAGTGCTCCTCGGCCTGTGACTCCCACCCACGTGTACCAGCCGGGCCCTGGTTCCCAAATGATGATGATCCCAGGACAGCAGTTGCCCTTCCCCAGCTCACCACAGGGAGCAGCCTATTTTATATCAGGACAG TATCGCTCGCCGACCTACGTGGCCACACCCCAGCAATACCCTGTACCAGCTGGGACTCCAGGTTTCTACCCGGGCACCAGCCCCGCTGAATACAGTACTTACG CGGGGGCCTACTATCCAGCCCAGCCTCAGTTTACCCCTCCAGTGCAGGCGGCACCCGTCATCATGAACCCGGCCCCTCAACAGCAGCAACCGCCGCCTCAACCTCCCCAACACATCCACACCAAACGGGAACGTAAACAG ataaTAATAAGAGACCCAAACCAAGGTGGTCGAGACATTACAGAGGAGATTATGTCAGGGGGCCGCACCGGGTCTACCCCAACCCCACCACAG ACTGCCGTATCTGGATCAGACAGTACAGGAGTGGCCACAGCTAATGCTGAGTGTGTCCCAGCTGCTGTTGCACCAGCACCGGTTAGAGCAG ATGACAGAGAAAATCCTTTGCTGCCTCATCTGCCTCAGCCCCCTGATACTGTTAAGAATGACTGCCACCCCACAGAGGCCACCTCCTctgacatgaacattaatcccACTGCACCTCCTCTCGTATCAGAAGCCCCAGGAACCCCTTGCAACTCTCTTTCTAGCCCTGTGCCCAATGTTCCCATCGCAGACGTAATGGATGCCCCCAAACTTCCTAGAGTATTCACTTCTGAGCCCCAATCTGCGCCCGAGGTGCCTGCATACCCTGCACCCATTCCTGATCCTGTGCCTACCTCCACTGGACAGGAAATCCCAGAAAGGACAGCAACAAGGCTTGATGAGGAGGTGGTAAAAGAGGAGGACATTCAGCCAGAGGATGTTTCTTCTTTACGGGAGAAATCCTACACTCCTTCCGCCATCTCAAACGGCATGGCTGGGAATGAGCCAGAGCGGCCTTTGGCCACATTACCATCTAGTTGCCTGGAGGCCCCTCTGGAGTCTCCCATTGCTCAGCCTGAGGAGCTCCGCCTTCCCAATGGTTTGCCACTTCCATTCCTGCAAGACCCGGAGGCCCCGGCTATTACTACGGAAGAGTGCGATGACAGCCCCATCGCTGAGCCTGACGTGAAAAGCTACGAAGCCACCACTAAGGCAGTGCCTACATCAGTCGTGAAAACAAGTACAGCACCTGTTGGTGAGTCGGCATCGACCGTCAGTCCAGCGGTTCCCACTGAACCTACTGCCCAGACGGGACCTTCCCAGCCTGAGGTCCATGAAACGGTTCATCCTGTGTCCCTTGACACCAAGAAGGATACCACAATGCCCGAGTCCAACGCCAAAGGAGAAACATCATCTCCAGGCCCAGTGGATGACCATACCCCAGAGATGGTGATCGGTCCTCCCCAGATAGTACCCACAGCCCTCGTAGAAACTACTATGCAAG ctgctgtgtctgtgccaaagaaaaagaggaaaatgaAGGATTTGAACAAAAAGGAAGCAGTGGGAGATCTATTAGATgcatttaaagag GAGAAGGTAGTTGTACCACCAGCACCTGAGATTGTCACAGCACCATCAGCTGAAACCCaacctcctgctcctcctccagcagtAGAGGATGCAGACCTGACCTGGGAGGACAAGGAGGACAAGCTGGATGCCGAGAATATTCAGCCAGATGATCCTGAGCAGACTGCAACCGACAAGAAGTACCAGTATAAAGAAG aacAATGGCAGCCAGTCAATccagaagagaagaaaaaatatGACAGGAGTTTTCTGCTGCGTTTCCAGTTCGCCTCGGTCAGCATGAACAAGCCGGAGGGTCTTCCTGCTATCAGTGATGTTGTCCTGGACAAG GCTAATAAGACTCCTCTGCGCCAGCTTGACCCCAGTCGGCTACCTGGGATGAACTGTGGTCCGGATTTCACACCTTCCTTTGCCAACCTTGGCAGGCCGGGTATGGGGGTAGGAAGTAGAGGACCA CCTCCAGGTATGGGAGCTATGGTAGGTGGCCCACGTCGCTCTCAACAGATGCAAAGGAAAGAGCCAAGGAAAATCATTACCAGCATGTCACTCAACGACGACGTGAAGCTGAACAAGGCAGAGAAGGCATGGAAGCCTTCAGTGAAAAAATCTATGTGTAGTCGTACACCAGCTGAGACTGCAGATACTGATCCAGATCAACTAAAAACACAGGAATTGTTTAAAAGCGTCCGCAGTATTCTCAACAAACTGACCCCTCAAAAGTTTCAGCAGCTGATGAAACAAGTCACAGAACTTAAGATTGACACTGAGGAGAGGTTGAAAGGTGTCATCGACCTCACCTTTGAAAAGGCTATCTCTGAACCTGACTTTTCCGTGGCCTACGCCAGTATGTGCCGCTGTGTTATGGGG CTGAAAGTCCAAGCTACAGATAAGCCGGGAGACACTGTGAATTTCAGGAAGCTGCTACTGAATCGATGTCAGAAAGAGTTTGAGAAGGATAAAGATGACAATGAGATTTTTGAGAAGAAGCAAAAAGAGCTGGAGGCCGCCACAGAG GAGGAGAAGAAGCAACGGTTAATGGAAGAGCTGGAAGAGGCAAAATACAAGGCTAGGAAGCGCTCACTCGGGAATATTAAATTCATTGGTgagctttttaagtttaatatGCTCACAGAAGTCATCATGCACGACTGCATCGTAAAACTACTCAAAAACCACGACGAGGAGTCCCTAGAGTGCCTGTGCAGACTGTTGTCCACCATTGGCAAGGACCTAGACTTCGAGAAGGCCAAG CCTCGCATGGACCAGTACTTCAATCAGATGGAGAAAATAATAAAGGAGAGGAAGACCACCTCCAGGATCCGCTTTATGTTACAAGATGTGGTAGACCTTCGAGAG AATAACTGGGTGCCCAGACGAGGCGACCAAGGCCCCAAGACTATTGACCAGATCCACAAAGAAGCTGAGCTGGAAGAGCACAGAGAGCAGATGAAAGTGCAGCAAGCTCTCATCTCCAAGAAGGAGTCTGTTGGTGGGCCAGGAAGTAGGATGGGTGGACCAGGATCAGGGAGTCGTGGGGGACCTCACACTCCTAGTCGCGGTGTTTCCCCGCAAGGTGACGGCTGGAACACAGTCACCATTTGCAAGAACCGACCTTATGACGGCTCACGCCTTAGTAAAATCACAAAG ACATCTGCTTTTGATGCCCACAGTCAGTGTCTTGCTCCCGGAGGCAAGGGCGCTTTGAGCTGGGGTAGAGGAAGCAGCGGGGGTAGCAGCACTAAGGCTCCTGATTCCG GTCCAGAAACGGGTGCCCGTCCGGCTACCAGCACTCTCAACAGGTACTCGGCTCTGCAGCAGTCCGCGTCAGGTTCTTCACTGGAGTCGGACAGGCGTGTTCCTCAGAG AAACAGCTCAAGCCGAGAACGAGGGGAGCAGTTTGATCGCTCCGATCACGGTCTTGACCGACGCGATGACAGGGATCGACACCGGATACAGGTTGCACCTACACGCAGCTTCAGTCGGGAAAATGAGCGGAGTCGGGAGCGGGCAGATCCAGTCCGCAGAGTAGCTAACAGGACAGATGACAGAGATCAGGGCAGAGAGAACG TGAGGAGGGAAACATCTTCCACACCTCCACCTACCCAGGTCTCCACCAAGCCTTCACTGACCGTGGAAGAGCTAACCAAGAAATCCAAAGCCATCATCGAAGAATACCTCCATAACATTGATATCAAG GAGCCTTTACAGTGTGTCCAGGAAATCAACTGTCCTCAAATGCTGTCTGTGTTTGTCCAATGTGGGCTGGAGCTGACGCTGGAGCGTAGCAACCTGGCCAGAGAGAACATGGGCAGGCTGCTGCAGCAGCTCATGAAGGCCGGCATCCTTCCGGTACAGCAGTTCTACAAAGG GCTTCATGAAATCCTGGAGATAGCTGATGAAATGGCAATAGATATCCCTCACATCTGGCTCTACCTGGCAGAACTGATAACCCCCATGCTCCACGAGGGAGGGATCCCCATGGGACAGCTTTTCAA GGAGATTTCAAAGCCATTGATATCCATGGGCAAAGCTGGAGACCTGCTGGCCCTGATCCTCAATTTACTCTGCAAAGGAATG AGCCATAAGAAGGTGGGCACAATGTGGAGGGAGGCGGAACTCCAATGGAAAGACTTCCTCCCTGAGGACGTAGATGTCAACAAGTTTGTGACACAAAAG AACGTGGCGTTCACACTGAGCGAAGAGCCTGAGAAAAGCAAAAAGAAGGAAATGAGTTGTGCAGAGCTGACCAAGCAGCTTGAAAGACTGATCCAGGATAAGGCTGACAACCAGAGAATGCTTGACTGGATTGAA GCCAATCTGGATGAGCAGCAGACCGCCTCCCACATGTTCATCAGAGCCTTGATGACCTGCATCTGCCAGTCGGCGATCATCT GTGACAATCCCTACAAGGTGAATGATGAGGTGATCAGCCAGAGGGCCAAGTTGATGCAGAAATTCCTAAATGATGAGCAAAAGGAGCTGCAGGCTCTCTATGCCCTCCAGGCTCTCATGGTACACATGGAGCAACCAGCCA ATCTGCTGCGAATGTTCTTCGACACGCTTTACGATGAGGAAGTCATCAGAGAAGAGGCCTTCTACAAGTGGGAGTCGAGCAAGGACCCCGCCGAGGAGCAGGGCAAGGGTGTGGCCCTCATGTCTGTCACGGGCTTCTTCACTTGGCTGCACCAGGAGGATGAATCCGACAACGTTTAA